In Gossypium hirsutum isolate 1008001.06 chromosome D06, Gossypium_hirsutum_v2.1, whole genome shotgun sequence, one genomic interval encodes:
- the LOC107899989 gene encoding flavonoid 3-O-glucosyltransferase, translating to MEDYKNASKHIVVLAFPFGTHAAPLLNIIHQLSDACPNTIFSFLSTQQSNNSSFPNKFHKIKPFNVRDGLPEGYIYRGDPNEPVEYFLKATPGNFIEAIGAVVAETGKPIDCLITDAFYAFGGDIADELNIPWVVLWTAAPRTLFVHAETDFIRQLVGINGSQDKSLDFFPDFSGIRVSDLPGGVTFGDLDAPMAAMLYKMGLELSRATAIAANSFEDVDNKVVNMLKLKFNMFLNVGPFNLVSSVSSFTIDDSHCCLDWLSKHKPSSVVYISFGSVATPLPHELEALSEALEESEFPFLWSFKGNPEKQLPPGFLERTRSRGKIVPWAPQQKILQHPSVGVFVSHGGWNSILDSIVGGVPMIFRPFYGDQILNTRTVEVVWGFGLGLEGGTLTKEGTKKALKLILCSEQGKKMREKIGIQRERAYTAVKPKGSSVENFKTLVKLVSDI from the exons ATGGAGGACTACAAGAATGCCTCTAAACACATAGTGGTATTGGCTTTCCCCTTTGGCACCCATGCTGCCCCTCTTCTCAACATCATCCATCAACTATCGGATGCTTGCCCCAACACCATATTTTCCTTCCTTAGCACCCAACAATCAAACAACTCAAGCTTTCCCAACAAGTTTCACAAAATCAAGCCTTTTAATGTACGGGATGGATTACCTGAAGGGTATATATATAGGGGGGATCCTAATGAGCCCGTCGAGTATTTCCTTAAGGCAACACCTGGCAATTTTATAGAGGCTATAGGTGCAGTTGTGGCTGAAACTGGTAAGCCAATTGATTGTTTGATAACAGATGCGTTTTATGCATTTGGGGGTGATATCGCAGATGAGCTGAACATCCCTTGGGTGGTGCTTTGGACGGCTGCGCCCAGGACACTTTTCGTTCATGCTGAGACCGATTTTATTCGTCAGCTTGTAGGAATTAATG GTTCTCAAGACAAATCACTTGAtttttttcctgatttttctGGTATACGTGTTTCTGACTTACCTGGTGGAGTAACTTTTGGGGACCTAGATGCCCCCATGGCTGCAATGTTGTATAAAATGGGATTAGAACTGTCACGCGCTACTGCAATTGCTGCAAATTCATTCGAAGATGTAGATAATAAAGTTGTCAACATGCTTAAATTAAAGTTCAATATGTTTCTCAACGTTGGTCCCTTCAATCTAGTATCATCAGTTTCTAGTTTCACAATTGATGACTCGCATTGCTGCTTGGATTGGTTGAGCAAGCACAAACCATCATCAGTGGTATACATCAGCTTTGGAAGCGTGGCAACACCACTGCCCCACGAGCTAGAAGCATTATCGGAGGCCCTAGAGGAAAGTGAGTTTCCATTTCTTTGGTCTTTCAAGGGAAATCCTGAAAAGCAATTGCCACCAGGGTTCCTAGAAAGAACGAGGTCGAGAGGGAAGATAGTTCCATGGGCTCCTCAACAGAAAATACTACAACATCCGTCGGTGGGGGTGTTTGTAAGTCATGGTGGATGGAATTCAATCTTGGACAGTATTGTCGGAGGGGTTCCTATGATCTTTAGGCCATTTTATGGAGACCAAATATTGAACACTCGAACTGTGGAGGTTGTATGGGGATTTGGGTTGGGGTTAGAGGGGGGAACATTGACAAAAGAAGGAACAAAGAAGGCCTTGAAGTTGATACTGTGCAGCGAACAAGGgaagaaaatgagagagaaaaTCGGAATTCAAAGAGAGCGGGCTTACACGGCAGTAAAGCCCAAAGGTagctcagttgaaaatttcaaaacACTAGTAAAACTTGTCAGTGACATCTAG
- the LOC107901301 gene encoding uncharacterized protein, producing MKVRASVKKMCEFCRTVKRRGRVYVLCTSNPKHKQRQGISTFASECTLPPATAETNVKHPIIPSYSMRPGLASLIPKMQEPSSSIIGWRANLASLIFKRGN from the exons ATGAAGGTGCGAGCATCAGTGAAAAAGATGTGTGAGTTCTGTAGAACCGTTAAGCGCCGCGGACGGGTATATGTACTATGCACTTCCAACCCTAAGCATAAGCAACGACAAGGCATTTCCACTTTTGCTTCTGAATGCACACTGCCCCCTGC GACGGCAGAGACAAATGTCAAGCATCCAATCATTCCCAGTTACAGCATGCGGCCAGGACTAGCATCCCTTATTCCTAAAATGCAAGAGCCATCTTCATCGATTATTGGGTGGAGGGCTAACCTGGCATCTCTCATATTCAAACGCGGCAATTAG